DNA sequence from the Amycolatopsis sp. Hca4 genome:
ATGCGCTCGGCCGCGTCCGTCAGCGACTTGCGCAGGTTGTCGAGGTTCGCCTTGTTCGCCTCGATGTCCGAGCGGAGGTCGTTGGCCAGCTGGTTGTAGGCGTCGGCCGTCGTGCCCTTCCAGTCGACCATGATCCGCTTGACGTCGCCCTCCAGGTCGCTCGCCTGGTTTTCGATCGCGTTGGCCTTGCTGACCATCATCGAGATGCACTCTTCGATGACGGGGTAGTCGTAGGTGATGGTACCGTCGGACATTCGATTCTCCTTGGGGGTTCGGTGTTCGCAGCCGGGCTCAGACGCCGAGGAAGTTGCCGGTCTCCATGGGCACGTTGAGGATGCTCTGCATGGAGTCGGAGTCCATTGCCTCCTGGTTGTTGGCTTCGCGGCGCATGTTCTCGGCCATCGCGTGCATGTGGTCGAGCACCGACTTGCGCACCGATTCCACCCAGCGGTCGGTGGTCGTGCTCAGCGCCCGCGTGGCGGCACTGGGGCTGGCCGCCAGCGTGGCCTCGATCTGCGACTTCAGCGTGTCGAGCTGCTGGCTGATGTTGTCGGCCGTTTCCTCGTGCCGGCTCGCCTGCTGGTTGATGGTCTGTGCGTTGAGCTGAGTGGAATGCGACACTTCGAGTCCTCCTGCGATGAGTGCTACGACTTTGGTGAGCGCTACGTTTCCTGAAGTAGCACGACCACGATTCGAGGGTAATTGCGTCGGCCGGCCGGAAAGCCGTTTCCGCGGCCCGGCGGGCGACGGTAGGGATTCCCCTTACCAATGCGCCGTCACGGCCCGGCCGCCTCCGGCGTGCGGCGGGCGGCGTCCGCCCCGAGCACCGGCCCGGTGGGCAGCAGGTCGAGCAGCGGCATCGGCACCGGGACCGCCGCGGCCGGGGAGTAGCCGAGCGCGGTGACGGTTTCCGCGTCGGCCAGGGGAAACTTCTCCCTCGCTTCGGTGACCAGGTACACCACGCCGCCCGCGGTGCCCGGCGCGGGCAGGTTCCGGGCGAGCACCCCCCGGCCCGCCGGGATCGCGACGAGGTCGGCCGTCGTGCCCGCGCGGTGAATTCCGAGGGGAACCGAGCTCTGCGCGACTTCGTCGCCGGGCAGCAGTTCGGCCACCGGTGGCGGTGCGCCGCCGTCGCCCGGGTCATGGCGGATGCAGGGCTGCCGGTCCGCCGGGGGTGTCACGACCTCCGGCGGCACCGACGGCAGGTCCGGGGCGATCCCGGCCGACGCCGCGATCGGCAGGCCGGTCAGCGCGTCCGGGCCGACCCGCACCGGCTCGATCGCGCCGTCCGGGTAAGCCTGCCGGGTGCTCGGCGCGGCCAGCAGCAGCGCCGCCCCGGTGCGGCTGAGCACGGCCAAGCCGTCCTGGCGCACGAGGTAGTCCTGCTCGGTGCCGATGGCCGGGTTGCGCACCTGATAGACCTGCCCGATCCGGCTCGGCCGCCCCTCGATCACCGGGCCCGGCTGCCCGAGCCCGGCCACGGCCGGCGCGGCGAGGTCGGGGCCCTGCGGCAGCGTGTTCAGCCAGGCCGCGGGCACGGCGAACGGGTGCAGCGCGCCGTAGCCGAGCGCGGCCGCGACCGCGCTGCTCGGCAGCCGGAACCGTTTCCCGCGCGACACGAGGTGGAGCGCCCCGTCCGGCGCCGAGACGAGGAACGCCTGCCCGTCGCCGAGCACGGTGCCCGCGGACTGGCCGAGCAGAAGCGTCACCACTGCCGCCCCGGTCGGTGTCGTGGCACCCTGCAGGCACACCGTCCACGCCATACCGTCCACTTTGTCCGGTGCAGGCAGGGAGTCCGGGGCGCCGGCGATTCCGATCGGCGGGCCGACCGGGGTGCCGGCCAGCGCGTCGGGCGCCACGGCGGTGAGCTTGCCCCCGGACTGCGTCGCCACCAGCCGCGCGGAGGAGTAGTTGAGCACCGGCCGCAGCAGGCCGCCGAGGTAGGCGTAACGGGCTCCGCTGGTCTTGTCCATCACCAGGGCGCCCTCCTGCCGCCAGGAGGAGTCGCCGCCCGAGGGGACGAACATGCCGAAGATGCCGAAGACGCCCATGATCACCGCGGCCAGCACGAAGCCGAGCACGGTACCGGTGGTCATCCGCTTGCTGGGCGACTCCAGCACGTCCGGCTTGCCGTGCGTCACCGCGGCCGCGAGCCGGCCGACCACGAAAAAGTACGCCTGGACCTGGTCCTTGCGTGATTTCATCAGCCCGCCAGGTTTCGCATGAAGGTGTACACGTGCAGCACCTGCAGCAGGATCGGCAGTACCGCGATCGCGGCGATCAGCTCGCCGATCTCCACCGCGCGTCCCCAGTAGGGCCGGAACCGCCGGCCCGGCAGCCGTTCCCCGCCCAGCAGGAGCAGTCCCCCGGCGAGCGCGAGCGGGACGACGACCACGAACCGCGCCGACGGAGGCAGGCCCAGCCCGAGCGCGGTGACCACGACCAGCACGGCGACCGCGGCGGGCACCAGGACCGCCCAGCGCTGCACCACCCCGTTCGGGTGGCGCGAGCGCAGCACCAGGAGCAGCGCGACGACCAGGCCGAGTGTCAGGTGCCAGACGCTTCCGCCGGCGAGCAGCGTCGGCAGCAGGAGCGCTTGCGCGACGCCGAGTCCGATGTGGAGCGCCGTGGCGTAGCCGAACGCCGCGGCCCCGCGCTCGACGACCACCCGGTGCGGCACGGCATCGATGTCCTCGTGCAGTTCTTCGGCCCCGGTGGGCAGCATCGGCAGCGTCAGCCCGGAAAGGCGGAACGCGGCCGTCGGGATGAACAGGCCGAGGACCATCGACAGCACCAGGCCGATCGCGGTGGCCTGGGCCGGATCGGCGGGCGTAACCGAGCCGACGAGCCCGGTGATCAGCGTCACCACGCCGCACAGGACGGCGCCGGTGAACAAGAGGGCGGCGTCGGCGACCAGGATGACCCCGGCCACCAGCGCGAACAGCGCACCCGCCGCCGCTCCGGTGAGGGCCGCCATCGGGCTCGCCGCCGGATCCAGCACCCACACCACCGACCAGCCGGCGACCGCGGCATAGCCGGCGCCGCCGGCGGCCAGGATCACCGCCGTGGCCGGCTTCGCCGCGCCGCGGGCGACGAGCGCGGCCGCCACCAGCAGCGCGAACGCCAGCCCGGCCGAGAGCAGTACCTGCTCGGCACGGGCGGGTCCGGGCAGCAGCACCACACCGCCGAGCAGCAGCGCCGCCACGGCCGCCGCGCGGAACAACCACCGCAGCCGCAGCGGCGTCACCGCACCGGCGTGTTCGCGCACCTGTTCGGCGACCCCGTCGACGAGGTCGTCGTAGTCGATCGCGGCGAGCTGCGCGGCGCGGGGCAGCAGGTGCAGGCTTTCCCCGTCCAGCACGCCCAGTTCGGTCAGGGAACGGTCCTCGTCGAGGGCCGGCTCGCCGATCCGCTGCACCACCCAGCCTTCGTGTTCGGCACCCTGCTCGATCGTCTGCGCGCCGAACTGGGTGAGAACCGCGGGGAGCAGGTCGGCCAGCGGAACCTCCGCCGGCAGCGCCAGATCCCGCGTCCGGTCGCCCAGGACGAACCGTAGCCTCGCCGAGCTCGTTGTGCGATGCTGTGTTTGCTCTTCCATCGAAGCATCAGGCCCTTCCTGCCAGGTCCAGCCCTGAGACCGGCCCCGACCGTAGTGACCGGCGCGCCCCCGCGGTGCCCGGTCGCCCCGGCGGGAGCCGAAAGAGGGGAAGACCACTCACCAACGGGAGAGCCTGTGAGCACCACCCTGTTCGCCCGGCGGGCGCGCCGGCCGAAACCACCCGCACCCGACACCAGCATCGAACTGCAGCCGCCACCCGGGGTGCCCGAAGACACCGGTGGCGGGATCAGTGCCGTGCTGATGTACGCGCCGATGGGCCTCGGGTCCCTGGCCATGGTCATGATGTTCGTCCGGCCCGGCGCCGGCGCGTTCGCCTACGTCGGCGGTGGCCTGATGGTCGTGTCGGCCCTCGGCATGCTCGTGACGCAGATGCTGCGCGGTTCGGTCACGCACAAGCAGAAGCTCAACGGCCATCGGCGCGACTACATCCGCTACCTCGGCCAGCTGCGCAAGCAGGCGCGCGAGGCGCTGAGCGCCCAGCAGAAGGCCGCGCGCTGGATCCACCCGGACCCGGGCGCGCTGTGGTCCACCGCACTGGGCTACCGGCTGTGGGAGCGCCGGCCCGCCCACGACGACTTCGGCGAAGTCCGCCTGGGCCTGGGCACCCAGCGCTCGACCTTCAAGCTGACCCCGCCGGACAGCAAGCCGATCGAAGACCTGGAGCCGCTCACCGCGCACGCCCTGCGCCGGTTCATGCGCGCCTACAGCACCCTGCCGGACGCCCCGATCGCGGTGTACCTGCGCGGCTTCGGCCAGGTCCAGTTCAGCGGGGACGACGAAGCCGTGCTGGGGCTCGTGCGGGCGGTCCTGGGCCAGCTCGCCACCGCCCACGCCCCCGGCGACGTGCGGATCGCGGTGTGCGCCGGCGAATCCCGGATGCCGCGGTGGGACTGGCTGAAGTGGCTGCCCCACAACCAGGACGCCGAAAGCCGGGACGCGGCCGGTGCGCGGCGGCTGGCCGCCGGCGACCTCGCCCAGGCCGAGCTGCTGCTCGGGGGTCCCGCCTTCACCGGGCGGCCGCGGTTCGAAGCGGACACCCCGGTCACCGCGTCGGAACCGTTCGTGGTCCTCGTCCTCGACGGCGTGCCGGTGCCCGCCGACCACCGCATCGCGGACGAGGGCTACCGCAACGCCGTGATCCTCGACGTCTCCGGGTCGCTGCCGTGGCAGAGCCGTCCCGGCGTGCTCTTCCTCGATGTCGACGCGGACGACCTGCGGACCGTGTCGTTCGACCGGGTGGGCAAGCCGGAAACCGCTTCACTGGGCCGCCCCGACCGGCTGAGCGAGACCTCGGCCACCGCGCTGGCCCGGATCATGGCGCGGTTCCGCATCGGCGAGGCCGTCGAGGAGGACGAGCCGCTGGCCGGCGACTACGACCTGGCGTCGCTGCTGGGCATCGGCGACGTGGCGACCTTCGACCCGGTGCGCTACCGCCGCGACCGGATGACGGGCAAACGCCGGCTGCGGGTCCCGATCGGGATCGCCGGCGCGGGCTCCCCGCTGGAACTCGACATCAAGGAAGCGGCCGAAGACGGCATGGGACCGCACGGCCTGTGCGTCGGGGCCACCGGCTCCGGCAAGAGCGAGCTGCTGCGCACCCTGGTCATCGCCATGGCCACCACGCACTCCTCCGAAGACCTCAACTTCGTGCTGGTGGACTTCAAGGGCGGCGCGGCCTTCCTCGGCTTCGACCAGCTGCCGCACACCTCCGCGGTGATCACCAACCTCGCCGAGGAACTCGAACTGGTCGACCGGATGCAGGACGCGCTGACCGGCGAGATGAACCGGCGCCAGGAACACCTGCGCGCGGCCGGGAACTACGCCTCGCGGCGGGACTACGAGGCCGCGCGCGCCCAGGGCGTCCCGCTGGAGCCGATGCCCGCGCTGTTCATCGTGGTCGACGAGTTCAGCGAGATGCTCTCCAGCAAGCCGGAGTTCATCGACGTGTTCGCCATGATCGGCAGGCTCGGCCGCAGTCTCGGCGTCCACCTGCTGCTGGCGTCCCAGCGGCTCGACGAGGGGCGGATCCACAAGGTCGAGACGCACCTGTCCTACCGGATCGGCCTGCGGACGTTCTCGGCGATGGAAAGCCGCAGCGTCATCGGGGTCCCGGACGCCTACGAGTTGCCCAACAGCCCCGGCAACGGGTACCTGCGGCCGGACACGCAGACGCTGGTGCGGTTCAAGGGCGCGTACTCGTCCGGCCCGTACCGGGCGAAGCAGAAGCAGGCCGGAGCCGCGGTTGAGCAGCACATCGTGCCGTTCGGCACCGCCTACGTCGAGCCACCCGCCGCGCCCGCCCCCGAACCGGTGGCCGAAGCGGACGACGCCGATGAGGCCACGCAGACCGTGATCGACGTGCTGATCGCCCGCCTGCGCGGCATCGGCCCACGCGCCCACCAGGTCTGGCTGCCCCCGCTGCGGACGTCGGCGACGCTCGACCAGCTGCTGCCGCCGCTGGTGGACGACCCGGCCTACGGCCCGCGCCCGGTCGGGGACCTCGACACCGCCAGCCTGTCGGTCCCGGTCGGGCTGATCGACCTGCCCGCCCAGCAGCGGCGCGAGCTGCTACTGGCCGACCTGTCGGGCAGCCAGGGCAATGCCGCGGTCGTC
Encoded proteins:
- a CDS encoding WXG100 family type VII secretion target, coding for MSDGTITYDYPVIEECISMMVSKANAIENQASDLEGDVKRIMVDWKGTTADAYNQLANDLRSDIEANKANLDNLRKSLTDAAERMKQADASGAKGMH
- the eccB gene encoding type VII secretion protein EccB, whose translation is MKSRKDQVQAYFFVVGRLAAAVTHGKPDVLESPSKRMTTGTVLGFVLAAVIMGVFGIFGMFVPSGGDSSWRQEGALVMDKTSGARYAYLGGLLRPVLNYSSARLVATQSGGKLTAVAPDALAGTPVGPPIGIAGAPDSLPAPDKVDGMAWTVCLQGATTPTGAAVVTLLLGQSAGTVLGDGQAFLVSAPDGALHLVSRGKRFRLPSSAVAAALGYGALHPFAVPAAWLNTLPQGPDLAAPAVAGLGQPGPVIEGRPSRIGQVYQVRNPAIGTEQDYLVRQDGLAVLSRTGAALLLAAPSTRQAYPDGAIEPVRVGPDALTGLPIAASAGIAPDLPSVPPEVVTPPADRQPCIRHDPGDGGAPPPVAELLPGDEVAQSSVPLGIHRAGTTADLVAIPAGRGVLARNLPAPGTAGGVVYLVTEAREKFPLADAETVTALGYSPAAAVPVPMPLLDLLPTGPVLGADAARRTPEAAGP
- the eccD gene encoding type VII secretion integral membrane protein EccD — translated: MEEQTQHRTTSSARLRFVLGDRTRDLALPAEVPLADLLPAVLTQFGAQTIEQGAEHEGWVVQRIGEPALDEDRSLTELGVLDGESLHLLPRAAQLAAIDYDDLVDGVAEQVREHAGAVTPLRLRWLFRAAAVAALLLGGVVLLPGPARAEQVLLSAGLAFALLVAAALVARGAAKPATAVILAAGGAGYAAVAGWSVVWVLDPAASPMAALTGAAAGALFALVAGVILVADAALLFTGAVLCGVVTLITGLVGSVTPADPAQATAIGLVLSMVLGLFIPTAAFRLSGLTLPMLPTGAEELHEDIDAVPHRVVVERGAAAFGYATALHIGLGVAQALLLPTLLAGGSVWHLTLGLVVALLLVLRSRHPNGVVQRWAVLVPAAVAVLVVVTALGLGLPPSARFVVVVPLALAGGLLLLGGERLPGRRFRPYWGRAVEIGELIAAIAVLPILLQVLHVYTFMRNLAG
- the eccCa gene encoding type VII secretion protein EccCa produces the protein MSTTLFARRARRPKPPAPDTSIELQPPPGVPEDTGGGISAVLMYAPMGLGSLAMVMMFVRPGAGAFAYVGGGLMVVSALGMLVTQMLRGSVTHKQKLNGHRRDYIRYLGQLRKQAREALSAQQKAARWIHPDPGALWSTALGYRLWERRPAHDDFGEVRLGLGTQRSTFKLTPPDSKPIEDLEPLTAHALRRFMRAYSTLPDAPIAVYLRGFGQVQFSGDDEAVLGLVRAVLGQLATAHAPGDVRIAVCAGESRMPRWDWLKWLPHNQDAESRDAAGARRLAAGDLAQAELLLGGPAFTGRPRFEADTPVTASEPFVVLVLDGVPVPADHRIADEGYRNAVILDVSGSLPWQSRPGVLFLDVDADDLRTVSFDRVGKPETASLGRPDRLSETSATALARIMARFRIGEAVEEDEPLAGDYDLASLLGIGDVATFDPVRYRRDRMTGKRRLRVPIGIAGAGSPLELDIKEAAEDGMGPHGLCVGATGSGKSELLRTLVIAMATTHSSEDLNFVLVDFKGGAAFLGFDQLPHTSAVITNLAEELELVDRMQDALTGEMNRRQEHLRAAGNYASRRDYEAARAQGVPLEPMPALFIVVDEFSEMLSSKPEFIDVFAMIGRLGRSLGVHLLLASQRLDEGRIHKVETHLSYRIGLRTFSAMESRSVIGVPDAYELPNSPGNGYLRPDTQTLVRFKGAYSSGPYRAKQKQAGAAVEQHIVPFGTAYVEPPAAPAPEPVAEADDADEATQTVIDVLIARLRGIGPRAHQVWLPPLRTSATLDQLLPPLVDDPAYGPRPVGDLDTASLSVPVGLIDLPAQQRRELLLADLSGSQGNAAVVGGPQSGKSTLLRTLICALALTHTAEQVQFYCLDFGGTLSALAAMPHIGSIANRLDRDRVTRTVLEVTNLMARREALFAEHNIDSMASYRRARAQGKYHDLDPYGDVFLVVDGWYTIRQDFEDVEEKFTELAARGLSFGIHLVIASNRWSEMRPWLRDVIGTRFELKLGDPVDSEINSRFAATVPAIPGRGITPERLHFLAALPRIDGDSRTDDLAEATVELAEALAPAGVSRAPQVRLLPQTLSVRELPGPRAPSPAAELRMALGLEDQHLEPEWHDFDASPHLLIYGDAETGKTNLLKHIARSIVAHHGSDEARIMFGDFRRELRTCVPAEYQLEYAVGAEALTKSIAGAASVIEKRIPGPEITPDRLPLRDWWTGGRLYIIIDDFELTESSGSAGPLQSLMPVLAQAADVGIHVILARSTAGASRSMGNPAIRRMWELGTPALLLSCPKTEGAFLGNLKPRVLPPGRAQFVNRRRSVRLVQTPLVDDEPQPAR